TGCCAGGCTCCCGTGCCGAGGCGACTCAGTTCTACCTGTGCATCGCTGTCGCCACCCTTGTATTTGGACAGCTTATGAAGGCTGTGCAGATTGACGAATATTATATCGTTATTTCGGTAAATGAGTTTGATTACTTCCTGCCGCTTCCCTCCCACATCGGTCGTGATAAGGCCTCCGAACCGGCCGATACCGTGATCGATATGCACGATATAGTCGCCTTGAGAGAATTGGTTCAGCTCCTTCAGTGAGAGGGTCACTTTCCCCGAACGGGCTTTGTCGCTTTTGAGATTGTATTTGTGGTAACGATCGAAAAGCTGGTGATCCGTAAGCAGAACGATCCGAAGAGCTTCGTCCGAAAAACCCTCATGTAAGGTGAGCGATACTCTTTCCGGAAGGAGCGAAGAGCTTCCACGCTCGGAAAGGATCTCTTCCACTCTCTCGTATTGCTTATCCGAGGCTGTGGCCAAAAGCAATCTGTAGCCGGCATCTCGCCATTGCTCCAGTTGATCGATGAGCAGATCGAAATTCTTGTGGAACAAAGGCTGCGGTTGGGTCTTGAAGCCGATACGGTAATTGCCGCTCCTGCCACTACCGGTGGCAATGGTCGTGAAACCATTCAATTTATCCATCAGCTCCTTAGGCGATGTGAGCCGCTCCTGCATGGCTTCGAGCGATCCGAATCCTTCGCCGTCATCGAAGAGCGGAGCATCGGTAAATACCATTTGCAGACGATCCTCCAAAAACGGTCTGTCCGGCAATACGATGATCGTATTCTTCGGGAATAAACCGAGCAAACACTCCTCGGCACGAACATCTCCTGCCACATCAGGCATCAGTACGACCTCCGACAGCGTCCCCACCGAGAGCTGACTCTCCACCTCGAAGAGACGGATGCTTTCTATCTCGTCGTCGAAGAAGTCGATACGTACCGGTAGCTCGCGACTGAAAGAAAACACATCCAGCAAACTGCCTCGCACGGCAAATTGCCCCGGCTCATAGACGTAATCGGTTCGTTCGAAGCCCCATTCCAATAGAAGGTCTCTGAGAAAATCCCGATCCAACCTGTCTCCCTGACGGATGCTGTGCATCTCTTTCTCCAGTATATCGCCGGCGACCACGCGTTCGGCCACGGCTTCGGGATAAGAGACGACAAGCGGACAGCTACCCTCCATCGAAAGAGCGGCCAAAGCCTCGGCACGAAGCACCTGTTGTGCCGCATCGGTATGCCCGTATTTGATAGCACGCTTATAGGAGGAAGGGAAAAAAAGTGCACTACCCTCTCCTCCGAGTTGCTCCAAATCGGAGAAGAGGTAGCCGGCTTCTTCCATATCCGAAGCAATGCAAAGGACAGGGCGACCGGATTCGTGTAGCAGTTTCACTATAAGGGCTGCCGACGACCCGCAAAGCCCGTCGAGAGCTACGTACTTCTCTCGGTCGAGGGCTTTCATCAAAGCCTGCACACCATTGTGCCGGCGAAAGAGGGAAAGAATATCGATTGGTTGGGGAGATTTGATCATGAGACAAAAATAAGCGGTCTGTACCAATTATTTTAGCGAAACGATATTACGATCCATCCCAAAGTTCCGGCCAAATCAGATCGCACGGGTTGGTTTATACGCAAGATTTTTCTCTTTTGTCCTTCTTAAAAACGTGACGTACACCGAAAAGGTTGATACTCGGAATCGGTCAAATGTTTCGACATAATTAACATCAGTTGGACGCAAGAAAAGGCCAATGGATTTGTTTTCTGATGTTACATCAACACGATAGTCCATTTAGAGCCGGTGCCATAGGGTGGAGCGGTTTTTGTAGTTAATACAGTGTACATTTGTGTCGATAAAAGGCGAACAGCCCTTTTCGACTGCATCAACATGCTGATAATGAATAAAATAAAAAAGTGAAAGCAATATAATGAACAAGCAAAAAAACAATCGCGAACGAACGCCTCAGCCCGAACAGGATACCGAAAGAGACGAACAACTGACAAACAGTCACGAAAATGATATAGATAGTGCCCCCGCAGCCGAAGAGAACGACAAGGTGGCAGACCCGGTGGAGGAGCTCACGGCTCAGTTGGCTGCTCTTAACGACACCCATCTGCGTTTGATGGCAGAGTATGACAACTACCGCAAACGGACACTCAAGGAAAAGAGCGAACTTATCCGCAATGGAGGAGAAAAGGTGCTCGTGGATCTGCTGCCCGTGATCGACGACTTCGAGCGCGCCCTCAGCAATCTGGGCGACATGTCGGAGCCTGCTGCCATCAAAGGAGGAGTGGAGCTGATCTACAGCAAGTTCATGGACTATCTGCAGAAGCAGGGTGTCAAAAAGATAGAAACCGCAGACCTGCCATTCGATGCCGACCTCTGCGATGCCGTAGCCATGATCCCGGCACCTTCGGCCGAGCAGAAAGGTAAGGTAATAGACTGTGTAAAGACGGGCTATACGCTCAACGACAAAGTGATACGTCACGCTCATGTGGTGGTGGGAGAATGAATCCCCGTCAACGAATCGGAGCAGAACGAACAAGGATAAGACATGGCAGAAAAAAGAGACTATTACGAAGTCCTCGGTGTATCGAAGAATGCCACCGACGATGAACTGAAAAAAGCATATCGCAAGAAGGCTATCCAATACCATCCGGATAAGAACCCCGGTGACAAGGAGGCCGAAGAGCACTTCAAAGAGGTAGCCGAAGCCTACGACGTATTGAGCGATCCAGAGAAGCGCAGTCGATACGACCAGTTCGGCCATGCCGGATTGGGCGGAGCTGCCGGTGGAGGTTTCAGCGGAGGCGGTATGTCCATGGAGGATATTTTCAGTCGCTTCGGTGATCTATTCGGTGGGTTCGGCGGTTTCGGCGGATTTTCCGATATGGGCGGTAGCAGTCGCAGACGTGTTCGCAGAGGGTCTGACCTGCGAGTACGAGTGAAGCTTTCTTTGGCCGATATAAGTAAAGGTGTGGAGAAGAAAGTGAAAGTGAAAAAGCAGGTAGTGTGCAGCAAATGTCGTGGCGATGGCACGGAAGAAGCCAATGGCAAGACTACCTGCCAGACCTGTCATGGGACCGGCGTGGTTACACGTGTGAGTAACACTTTCCTTGGGGCCATGCAGACCCAGAGCACCTGTCCCACTTGCCACGGAGAGGGTGAGATCATCACGAAGCCATGCTCCAAGTGTAAGGGCGAAGGAGTGGAGATCGGCGAAGAGGTGATCTCATTCCACATCCCTGCCGGTGTAGCCGAAGGAATGCAAATGTCCGTGAACGGCAAGGGAAATGCCGCGCCCCGAGGAGGCGTGAATGGCGACTTGATAGTCGTGATCGCCGAGGAACCGGATCCGAATCTGATCCGCAATGGCAACGATCTGATATACAATCTGCTTATATCCGTTCCGTTGGCTATAAAAGGAGGTAGTGTGGAAGTGCCGACGATAGACGGACGAGCCAAGATCCGCATCGAGGCGGGGACACAACCCGGCAAGATGCTGCGTTTGCGCAATAAGGGGTTGCCCAGCGTAAACGGCTATGGCACGGGAGACCAACTGGTGAATGTCAATGTCTATATCCCCGAATCGATCGATGCCAAAGATGAGCAGGCTATCGCAGCGATGGAAAACTCGGACAGCTTCAAACCTACCGATGCTGCTCGTAAGGATATAGACAAGAAATACAGAGAGATGCTGGATTGAAAGACAATTCCATTGTATGGTACTTGACCTGAGAAAAGCTGCCGGTATCCGGTATGCAGTTTGACAAACGAAGTCTTTTTGAGCGATGAACAACGAATTTTTGCAGACAGAAGAGGACATTGTCCGTATGCTGCGTACAGTATACGACCCCGAAATACCAGTCAATGTGTACGATCTGGGGTTGATATATAATGTGGATGCAGGAGCCGACGGGTTCGTTACCGTCACCATGACACTGACGGCACCGAATTGTCCTGCAGCAGACTTCATCATAGAG
This genomic stretch from Porphyromonas gingivalis ATCC 33277 harbors:
- a CDS encoding metal-sulfur cluster assembly factor yields the protein MNNEFLQTEEDIVRMLRTVYDPEIPVNVYDLGLIYNVDAGADGFVTVTMTLTAPNCPAADFIIEDVRMKVESVKGVKGVKIDLTFEPEWNKDMMSEEAMLELGFL
- the dnaJ gene encoding molecular chaperone DnaJ; its protein translation is MAEKRDYYEVLGVSKNATDDELKKAYRKKAIQYHPDKNPGDKEAEEHFKEVAEAYDVLSDPEKRSRYDQFGHAGLGGAAGGGFSGGGMSMEDIFSRFGDLFGGFGGFGGFSDMGGSSRRRVRRGSDLRVRVKLSLADISKGVEKKVKVKKQVVCSKCRGDGTEEANGKTTCQTCHGTGVVTRVSNTFLGAMQTQSTCPTCHGEGEIITKPCSKCKGEGVEIGEEVISFHIPAGVAEGMQMSVNGKGNAAPRGGVNGDLIVVIAEEPDPNLIRNGNDLIYNLLISVPLAIKGGSVEVPTIDGRAKIRIEAGTQPGKMLRLRNKGLPSVNGYGTGDQLVNVNVYIPESIDAKDEQAIAAMENSDSFKPTDAARKDIDKKYREMLD
- a CDS encoding nucleotide exchange factor GrpE, producing the protein MNKQKNNRERTPQPEQDTERDEQLTNSHENDIDSAPAAEENDKVADPVEELTAQLAALNDTHLRLMAEYDNYRKRTLKEKSELIRNGGEKVLVDLLPVIDDFERALSNLGDMSEPAAIKGGVELIYSKFMDYLQKQGVKKIETADLPFDADLCDAVAMIPAPSAEQKGKVIDCVKTGYTLNDKVIRHAHVVVGE